DNA sequence from the Sulfurimonas sp. HSL3-7 genome:
GTGCCGCTGTCGCCGCCAGAATCTAAAAGGATCGATCATGTTGCAGATCACATCATCCCAATTTATCCGGCCGAAGGCTGAAGAGATCACGGGAGATGATGCCTGTGACTATGTTCTCATCGACGACGCGCTGCTGGTCGCTGTTCTCTGCGACGGCGTCGGCGGTGCCAGACATGGCGGCGAAGCGGCCAGACAGACGGTCAAGTACCTTCTCAAACAGTTCCAAAACCGTCCCCAAAGTTGGGACATCCCCCAAACCATCACCATCTTTACCCAGCACATCAACCGGATGCTTTTCAAAGAGTCCATGACACAATACGAACGGATCGAGTACCTGACAACACTCTGCATCGCCGTCGTCGAGGGGCCGACGCTCTACACCATGAACCTCGGCGACTCGAGGATCTATCTTCAACATGACAACGGCCCTTTGCAGCAGCTCAGCACCGATCAGACCATGGATGAAGAGAACCTTTCGCATGTCTTAACCCAGGCCTGCGGCCTGAATGAACATGTCACACCCAAGATCCGCACCACTGCTATCAGTGAAGGGGACCGTATCATCCTCTGCAGCGACGGTGTCAGCAATATTGTCTCCGATGATCTGTTGGCGGAAAAGGCGGCCTCCGGTCTAGGCGCCAAAGTGATCATCAACAGTATCACCAATGACTACAAAGATTATCACCGCGACGACGCCTCGCTGCAGATCTTCAAAATCGAAAAACGGGACAGCCGCTATGCTTTGCGCCATGCCGAACTCCCTATCCCCGAAACCCTTGCCGCAGGCGACCGTTTCGACGACATCGAGTTGCTCGAGCCGATGATGCCCCACGGCCGCATCTGGAAAGCCAAGTGCCACAGTGACGGCACCACCGTGGTTATCAAATTTCCCATGTCGGACGATCCCGAAGCCATTGACAAATTTGCCACAGAAGCCTGGTATGCCGGCCAGATCACCCATAAAGCCTTCGGACATGCCTGGATCCCGGAGAACCGTACTGTACGCTACTACCTGATGGAACTGGTAGAGGGCACCAATCTTAAAGCGTTTATCAAAGACAAACATCTCTCTGTCGACAGTGCCATCCTTCTAGCCAAGTTCCTCCATAAAGTCGAAGCGCACCTTTTAAATCTGGGGTTGGTACACGGTGACATCAAACCCGAAAACATCATCGTCTATCGTGAAAAAGATACGATGGGCACCCGTTTCAAAATGATCGATTTCGGTTCTGTTGTCCGCATCTTCTCGGAAAATTCCCGGGCGGGGACACCAAGCTATCTGGCCCCGGAGCGCTTCACAGGGCATGCGATCAACGAGTCGACAGAGATCTTCTCGATCGGCGTCACCATCTACTGGGCCTTGACCGGCAAATACCCTTACGGGGAGATCGAGCCGTTTCAAAACCCGGTTTTCAAGCAGGCCTATCCGCCAAGCAAATACAATGCCAACATTCCGTTCTGGCTTGATTCGGTCATTCTACGTGCCGTTGCCATCACTGCGGATGAGCGTTATGAGCACTATTCCGAACTCTTTTACGAACTGCAAAAACCCGAAAATGTCCGGCCTTTCTACCCTAAAGACAGTTCCAAACTGGACAGGGTCCCCAAAACATTCTATAAAATGGTTTTTTTCCTTATGCTGATCCTCGAAATCATTACCCTTCTGCACTATCAGGGGTATTGAAACGCCCACATAATACGTTAACCAGCGATCATTTGGCCGATGTTCCATACGAATCGCCGACACCGTATCATTTCCCATATTTTTCCTTGTTTTGTTTGCGAAGATACTGTCAAACGAATACCGACCATACGATTCATTACAAACAAGGAGACTCATTCATGAAAGCCCATATTCTATCACTCGCAGCCATCACTCTTCTGGCAGCAACACCATCTTCCCTCTCTGCAGCAGATGAGGGTTTCAATATCTTCAGTGAGGTGAAG
Encoded proteins:
- a CDS encoding bifunctional protein-serine/threonine kinase/phosphatase — protein: MLQITSSQFIRPKAEEITGDDACDYVLIDDALLVAVLCDGVGGARHGGEAARQTVKYLLKQFQNRPQSWDIPQTITIFTQHINRMLFKESMTQYERIEYLTTLCIAVVEGPTLYTMNLGDSRIYLQHDNGPLQQLSTDQTMDEENLSHVLTQACGLNEHVTPKIRTTAISEGDRIILCSDGVSNIVSDDLLAEKAASGLGAKVIINSITNDYKDYHRDDASLQIFKIEKRDSRYALRHAELPIPETLAAGDRFDDIELLEPMMPHGRIWKAKCHSDGTTVVIKFPMSDDPEAIDKFATEAWYAGQITHKAFGHAWIPENRTVRYYLMELVEGTNLKAFIKDKHLSVDSAILLAKFLHKVEAHLLNLGLVHGDIKPENIIVYREKDTMGTRFKMIDFGSVVRIFSENSRAGTPSYLAPERFTGHAINESTEIFSIGVTIYWALTGKYPYGEIEPFQNPVFKQAYPPSKYNANIPFWLDSVILRAVAITADERYEHYSELFYELQKPENVRPFYPKDSSKLDRVPKTFYKMVFFLMLILEIITLLHYQGY